TCCGCGACATTTCCGGCATCCCGCCGGGGGCGGACCGGCCCGCTACTGGCCGTCGACCTCGCCGTAGCCGCGCTGCGGACGCGCCGCGACCGGCCGCAGCGAGCGCAGTCCGCGCAGCACCGCGACCCCGTGCCGCAGTGCGGCGGCCCAGTCCTCCCGACCGGTGCCGACCGCCGGGCGCGGGCCGCCGGGCGCGTCGTCCGGTGCCGTCCGGGGAGCGGGGATCAGCCCCGTGCCAGGCTCGATGTGCTGAGTCGCCTGCGGCATTCCCTGATCCTCCGTGCTTGTCGGCCACACCCGTGGAAGGTCTCCACGCGGTATGACTTCCCGACCGAAGGACAGTGTTACGCACCGATGGTGTCGAAACGGTGGGGGAGAGGTTGCGAAAGGGTGTGCATGGCGCGCGACCAGCGCCTTCCCCCGTCGATCGTGCCCCGTGCGCCCCTCCCGGCGCCGACCGGGAACGGCGGTCGGCGCCCCCCGGTCAGACGCCCGGCAGTTCGGTCGCGGCCTGCTGGGCGAGGCCCTCGGCGACCGGCAGGTCCGGGGCGGAGACGGCGTCCTTGAGCGGGCCGAGCCCGGTCGAGTGCTCCGGCGCGGCGTGCGCGCTGGGGGCGGTGAGGGAGGCGACCACGCCGACGGCGAGCGAGGCAAAGGCGAGCAGGCTGCGCTTCTTCATACCGGGTAGAACGCGGCAGCGCCCCAGAGGTCACGCGCCTTCCGCGCCCGGCCAGTTGGCGAGCCCCTCGACCAGCACCCCGGTCAGCCGCTCCAGCGTGACGTCCGTCCCCTCGGCGAGCTGGAACGCCCCCGCCGTGGCCAACGAGGCGTACCCGTGGGCCGCGGCCCGCAGCGTCCGCGCCGCGTGCACCGCCTCCGAGCCCTCCAGCCCGTAGCCGCGCAGCACCGCGTACAGCACCCCCACCAGCCGCTCGGAGGCCGCGACCAGCTCCGGGCCCGGGTCCGGCTCCGGCGCCTGCGGCAGCGCCGCGTACCGGCGCGGGTGGCCCAGGGCGTACCCGGCGTAGGCGGCCAGCAGGGCGCGGACGGCCCCGTCCCGGGCGTGGCCGAGGACGGCGGCGGCCAGGTGGCCGGCCAGCTCCTCGACGGTGCGGACGGCCACCAGGCGGCGCAGCTCGGGCAGGCCCCCGGCCACGTGCTTGTACAGCGAGGGGGTGGCCACGCCCGCCCGGGCGGCGACGGCGGCCAGGGTCAGCGCCTCGGCGCCGCGCTCGTCGATCAGCTCCAGGGCGTGGTCCACCACGGCGGCGGTGGAGAGTCCGGCGCGGGGCATCAGCGGGCGGTCCCGTTCTCGTCGGCCGGACCGGCGAGGCCGGCCAGGAAGGGCAGCAGGGCGTCGGCGACGGCCTGCGGGTGGCCGGCCATCGGGTAGTGGCCGGCGCCCCCGATCATCACCCTACGGCCGCGCAGCGCGGCGGCCTGCCGGTCCGCGACCAGCTCGGGCTTCGGGAAGTCCGGGTCCCGGTCGCCCATCAGCACCAGCGCGGGCACGTCGACCGCCGCGCACCAGCCGACCGGCGCCGAGTCGCCCTTCAGGTAGCCGCGCAGCGCCGCCCGGCGGGCGGGCTCGCGGAGCATCCGCACCAGGTCGGCCCGGTAGGCGTCGAAGTCGGCGGGCCGGGCGCCGGCCGGGTAGTAGAACTTCTGCGCCGCGCCCCACAGGCCGGGGAAGGCGCCGACCAGCGGGCCGACCAGCCCGAACAGCGCCTTCTGGAAGCCGTTCAGCGGCAGGTTCTCGATGAAGGCGTCGACCAGCACCACCCCGCCGGTCCGCCCGGGGGCGAGCGCCGCGGCCCGGACCACGGTGGCGCCGGTGTACGAGCTGCCGACCAGGACGGCGCCGCGCAGGTCCAGGTGGTCCAGCAGCGCCGCCAGGTCGTCGGCGAGCGCGGCCGGGGTGTGGTCGGTGAAGCCGGTGGAGGACTCGCCCATGCCGCGCAGGTCCATGGTGACCACCCGGTGCCCGGCGGCGGTCAGCAGCGGGGCGAGGTGGCGGTAGACGGCGCGGCTGTCGAGCATGCCGGGCAGCAGGACGACCGGGACGCCGGGGCCGGGGGTGTCGTCGTAGGCGATCCGGCCGCCGGTGACGTCGAGGTACCGGGTGGTGGTGCCGAGGGTGCTGTTCATCGCGGGCCTCCTGGGCGGGCGTCGTCCGGCGCCCCGGGCTCTGCGCGCCCGGCTGCTGCCGATAGCCATAAAGCTAAGGCTAATAGCCTTAGCCGTCAAGCCCGGCCCGACTCCCGGAGGTCCGCTCAGATCCCCTCCACCTTGAACGGGTCGTGCTCGGAGAGCAGCTTCTCCAGCCGGGCCTGGTCGACCCGGCTGGTGATCGCGCCCTCCTCCTGGCGGTCCCGGATCACCTTGGCCAGCGTGAACGCGGAGGTGATCTCGTAGAGCAGGCCGACGGCGAGGAAGGCGCGCATCCAGGCGCTGACCGGGAGGTAGGCGATCCCCAGGACCAGGGCGACCGTGGCGAACGCGAAGGACGCGACGGCCTGCAGGAAGTAGGCGGACGTGGTGCGGTGCGGCACGGGAGCGGTCATGCGCCCAGGGTCCCGCCACTCGAAGGGCGGGTCGTGAGTACGGATACTCAACTGCTCCGTCACGTTCCGTCGCGGCCTCGCGGCGGCCGAATCCGAGCGAATCGACGAATCGTCACAAATCGCCCATAGGGCGTCAGAAAAGTTTCACTGCACCTCGGAAGGCGCTTGGAATCATGGGGTCCATAGGATTAACGTTTGATAACGCAGCGCGGTCGGCAACGCCGTAACCATGCGGCACCGTGCGCCACGCCTAATCCATCCGGTCCTGCCCCGCGGCAGGTCCAGGAGCCGGGGAACCACGTTCCACCGGGGTGAATCGGGACGGCCCTGGGCCCGACCGTAGGAGACCTTCCACCTCCGAACCCGTCAGCTAACCCGGTCGGCGGCAGGGAAGGAAGGAGCGCGCCCCCGTGGCGTCGACCTACACCGAGAGCACCGGCACCCAGCTGCTCGACCACCCGGTCGAGGCCGAGCCCCTCCGGCACCGGCTGCCCCGCCAGGCCCGCACCGGCGCGCCCCTGCTGGGCGTCACCGCGATGACCGCCGCGCTCGGCGCCACCGGCCTCGCCACCGCCACCGCCCAGGCCGCCCCCGTGCCCGCCCCGGCCCCGGTCACCGCCGCCGACGAGGCCCCCGACGGCCTGCCCGCCGCCGACCCCGGCCTCGCCCTCGCCGCCCGCATCCTCCAGCAGGCCGACGGGCAGCGCACCAGCACCGAGGAGTCCGCCCGGCTCGCCGCCGCGCAGGAGGCCGAGGCCAAGCGCGCCGACCGGCAGGCCGAGACGGCCGCCCCGGCCCCCGCCGACCACTCCGCGCCCGCCCTGCCCGTCGCCGACTACCGGCTGGCCGCGCCGTTCGCCCAGGCCGGCGCGCACTGGGCGCAGCTGCACCACGGGCTGGACTTCGCCGCCCGCACCGGCACCCCCGTCACCGCCGTCACCGCGGGCACCGTGACCGCGGCCGGCTGGTCCGGCACCTACGGCTACCGCGTCATCCAGACCCTCCCCGACGGCACCGAGCTCTGGTACTGCCACC
The window above is part of the Kitasatospora sp. NA04385 genome. Proteins encoded here:
- a CDS encoding M23 family metallopeptidase, translating into MASTYTESTGTQLLDHPVEAEPLRHRLPRQARTGAPLLGVTAMTAALGATGLATATAQAAPVPAPAPVTAADEAPDGLPAADPGLALAARILQQADGQRTSTEESARLAAAQEAEAKRADRQAETAAPAPADHSAPALPVADYRLAAPFAQAGAHWAQLHHGLDFAARTGTPVTAVTAGTVTAAGWSGTYGYRVIQTLPDGTELWYCHLSRISTAAGEATPATVLGTVGSTGSATAPHLHLEVRPAGGAPVDPLPWLRQLGLRP
- a CDS encoding YiaA/YiaB family inner membrane protein, encoding MTAPVPHRTTSAYFLQAVASFAFATVALVLGIAYLPVSAWMRAFLAVGLLYEITSAFTLAKVIRDRQEEGAITSRVDQARLEKLLSEHDPFKVEGI
- a CDS encoding alpha/beta fold hydrolase gives rise to the protein MNSTLGTTTRYLDVTGGRIAYDDTPGPGVPVVLLPGMLDSRAVYRHLAPLLTAAGHRVVTMDLRGMGESSTGFTDHTPAALADDLAALLDHLDLRGAVLVGSSYTGATVVRAAALAPGRTGGVVLVDAFIENLPLNGFQKALFGLVGPLVGAFPGLWGAAQKFYYPAGARPADFDAYRADLVRMLREPARRAALRGYLKGDSAPVGWCAAVDVPALVLMGDRDPDFPKPELVADRQAAALRGRRVMIGGAGHYPMAGHPQAVADALLPFLAGLAGPADENGTAR
- a CDS encoding TetR-like C-terminal domain-containing protein gives rise to the protein MPRAGLSTAAVVDHALELIDERGAEALTLAAVAARAGVATPSLYKHVAGGLPELRRLVAVRTVEELAGHLAAAVLGHARDGAVRALLAAYAGYALGHPRRYAALPQAPEPDPGPELVAASERLVGVLYAVLRGYGLEGSEAVHAARTLRAAAHGYASLATAGAFQLAEGTDVTLERLTGVLVEGLANWPGAEGA